The following coding sequences lie in one Oryza brachyantha chromosome 10, ObraRS2, whole genome shotgun sequence genomic window:
- the LOC107305044 gene encoding proline-rich receptor-like protein kinase PERK2, which produces MARVSLVVVVALAAVVIDAAMAQRPTLPPTIFPPPVPTTPPPAVVVPPSMPTPPPAVLPPPLPATPPPAPPAVVPPVQPPPAIVPPSLPPMQPPAIVPPALPPMPPPAILPPVMPPMPPPAPSVPPTNLPCVAELAPCSEFYQNASVEPTEACCTPLKKAYESEVGCLCSVLKNPAMVGVDTKKGLGLFERCAVKVPADVCSSHAAPAPASSPPTPTPNSDSSSAPHAAQWMAYSGFLGVIVAIYALV; this is translated from the exons ATGGCGCGCGTCTCGCTCGTAGTCGTCGTAGCTCTTGCAGCCGTAGTCATCGACGCCGCCATGGCACAGAGGCCGACGCTGCCGCCGACAATTTTTCCTCCACCTGtgccgacgacgccgccaccggccgtAGTCGTTCCTCCTTCTATGccgaccccgccgccggctgttCTTCCTCCGCCTctgccggcgacgccgccgccggcgccaccggccgTCGTCCCTCCTGTGCAGCCGCCGCCTGCCATCGTTCCTccttcgctgccgccgatgcAACCGCCGGCCATCGTTCCTCCCGCTCTGCCTCCGATGCCACCGCCGGCCATTCTTCCTCCCGTTATGCCGCCGatgccaccgccggcgccgtctgTGCCGCCGACGAACCTGCCGTGCGTGGCGGAGCTGGCGCCGTGCTCCGAGTTCTACCAGAACGCGTCGGTGGAGCCGACGGAGGCGTGCTGCACGCCGCTGAAGAAGGCGTACGAGAGCGAGGTGGGATGCCTGTGCTCCGTGCTGAAGAACCCGGCGATGGTCGGCGTCGACACGAAGAAGGGGTTGGGCTTGTTCGAGCGATGCGCCGTCAAGGTTCCCGCCGACGTGTGCAGCAGCCATGCAGCTCCAG CACCAGCCAGCAGTCCTCCCACACCAA CTCCAAATTCAGACAGCAGTTCCGCTCCTCATGCGGCCCAGTGGATGGCATACTCGGGATTCTTGGGCGTCATTGTGGCTATTTACGCTCTTGTGTAA
- the LOC102708832 gene encoding pathogenesis-related protein PRB1-2-like: MATSKIALAIFAVAISMAAAATSAQNTPQDFVNLHNRARAADRVGPVTWDPKVARFAQSYAAKRAGDCRLQHSGGPYGENIFWGSAGRAWSAADAVASWVGEKKNYHYSTNTCDPGKVCGHYTQVVWRKSVRIGCARVVCAANRGVFITCNYDPPGNFNGERPFLTLDAAAK; encoded by the coding sequence ATGGCGACTTCCAAGATCGCTCTCGCCATCTTCGCCGTGGCCAtttccatggcggcggcggcgacctccgcCCAGAACACGCCGCAGGACTTCGTAAACCTCCAcaaccgcgcccgcgccgccgaccgcgTCGGCCCGGTGACCTGGGACCCCAAGGTGGCCAGGTTCGCCCAGAGCTACGCGGCGAAGCGCGCGGGGGACTGCCGGCTGCAGCACTCCGGCGGGCCGTACGGGGAGAACATCTTCTGGGGCTCGGCGGGGCGGGCGTGGAGCGCGGCCGACGCGGTGGCGTCGTGGGTAGGGGAGAAGAAGAACTACCACTACAGCACCAACACGTGCGACCCGGGCAAGGTGTGCGGCCACTACACCCAGGTGGTGTGGCGCAAGTCGGTGCGCATCGGCTGCGCCCGCGTCGTCTGCGCCGCCAACCGCGGCGTGTTCATCACCTGCAACTATGACCCCCCGGGCAACTTCAACGGCGAGCGGCCATTCCTCACCCTcgacgccgcggcgaagtAG